A part of Amycolatopsis camponoti genomic DNA contains:
- a CDS encoding winged helix-turn-helix transcriptional regulator, with protein sequence MPTPHTRAYGQFCGVARALEIIGERWSLLIIRDLVLGAKRYDELQAGLPKIPPSILSARLNELEATGVIRRRVRAELDAGLVYELTQYGSELDHILLDLGLWGARSLHSPGADDVFTLDAAILSLYTTFRAECAEGVQITFEIRYDDRMVVHALVEDGAVKVGEGRFPGAELVIKAVHGAALLDLMSGQLTATAAIRAGKIGIEGDVADLELFANLFHVPAAPEPATGIVVR encoded by the coding sequence ATGCCCACTCCGCACACCCGTGCTTACGGCCAGTTCTGCGGCGTCGCCCGCGCGCTCGAGATCATCGGCGAACGCTGGTCGCTGCTGATCATCCGCGACCTGGTGCTCGGCGCGAAGCGCTACGACGAGCTGCAAGCGGGCCTGCCGAAGATCCCGCCGTCCATCCTGTCCGCCCGGCTCAACGAGCTGGAGGCCACCGGCGTGATCCGCCGCCGCGTCCGCGCCGAGCTCGACGCGGGCCTGGTCTACGAGCTGACCCAGTACGGCAGCGAACTCGACCACATCCTGCTCGACCTCGGCCTCTGGGGTGCGCGCTCGCTGCACAGCCCGGGCGCCGACGACGTGTTCACCCTCGACGCGGCGATCCTGTCGCTCTACACGACCTTCCGCGCGGAGTGCGCCGAAGGCGTGCAGATCACCTTCGAGATCCGCTACGACGACCGCATGGTCGTGCACGCCCTCGTCGAGGACGGCGCGGTCAAGGTCGGCGAGGGCCGCTTCCCCGGGGCCGAGCTGGTGATCAAGGCGGTGCACGGCGCCGCGTTGCTGGACCTGATGAGCGGCCAGCTCACCGCGACGGCGGCGATCCGGGCCGGCAAGATCGGCATCGAGGGCGACGTCGCGGACCTGGAGCTGTTCGCGAACCTGTTCCACGTGCCGGCGGCGCCGGAGCCGGCCACCGGCATCGTCGTCCGCTGA
- a CDS encoding AfsR/SARP family transcriptional regulator, giving the protein MYPEQRRTDEPDRGGVHFTVLGPLEVLRDGVDYAPSTPKVLSLLAVLVMRPGKMVHIDTLIRELWSDNPPRTVRTTLHTYVYHLRRCIDQNRLAADGEAMLATKQSGYTFHINPSQVDIHRFTRLQQTGHEHQDAGDHAAAADAYRAALDVWSGAPFANVLCGPVLSAYRTELLEQRRSVLHLRIEAEIVSGRHRELIGELRSLATGSPLDEALHGQLMRALGRSGRRSDAMAVYRTLRSRLAGELGVEPCDDLQLLHRDLISEGDHR; this is encoded by the coding sequence ATGTACCCCGAACAGCGGCGAACCGACGAGCCGGATCGCGGCGGTGTTCACTTCACCGTACTGGGACCGCTGGAAGTGCTGCGTGACGGCGTCGACTACGCACCCAGTACGCCGAAGGTGCTGTCGCTGCTCGCCGTGCTCGTGATGCGCCCGGGAAAGATGGTACACATCGACACCCTCATCCGGGAGCTGTGGTCGGACAACCCGCCGCGGACGGTCCGGACCACGCTGCACACCTACGTCTACCACCTCCGCCGCTGCATCGACCAGAACCGGCTGGCGGCCGACGGCGAGGCGATGCTCGCCACCAAGCAGTCCGGCTACACCTTCCACATCAATCCGTCCCAAGTGGACATCCACCGGTTCACCCGGCTGCAGCAGACCGGGCACGAGCACCAGGACGCCGGCGACCACGCCGCGGCCGCCGACGCCTACCGCGCCGCGCTCGACGTCTGGTCCGGGGCACCGTTCGCGAACGTCCTCTGTGGACCGGTGTTGTCCGCCTACCGGACCGAGCTGCTCGAACAGCGGCGCAGCGTCCTGCACCTGCGCATCGAAGCGGAGATCGTCAGCGGCAGGCACCGCGAGCTCATCGGCGAGCTGCGTTCGCTGGCCACCGGCAGTCCGCTCGACGAAGCACTGCACGGACAGCTGATGCGCGCGCTCGGCCGGAGCGGCCGGCGGTCCGACGCGATGGCCGTCTACCGCACGCTCCGGTCCCGGCTGGCCGGGGAACTGGGCGTCGAGCCGTGCGACGACCTCCAGCTGCTGCACCGAGACCTGATTTCCGAGGGCGACCACCGCTGA